From a single Sparus aurata chromosome 13, fSpaAur1.1, whole genome shotgun sequence genomic region:
- the ubl3a gene encoding ubiquitin-like protein 3a has product MTGSTPADMINLRLILVSGKTKEFLFSPNDSAADIAKHVYDNWPMDWEEEQVSSPNILRLIYQGRFLHGNVTLGALKLPLGKTTVMHLVARETLPEPNSQGQRNREKTGESNCCVIL; this is encoded by the exons ATGACGGGCAGCACCCCAGCGGACATG ATAAACCTGCGGCTTATTTTAGTCAGCGGGAAGACGAAAGAATTCCTTTTCTCTCCCAACGACTCGGCAGCAGACATCGCCAAACATGTGTATGACAACTGGCCAATGG actGGGAGGAAGAGCAGGTCAGCAGTCCCAACATCCTGAGGCTGATCTACCAGGGCCGCTTTCTGCACGGCAACGTAACACTAGGAG cTCTCAAACTGCCCTTGGGGAAGACCACAGTGATGCATTTAGTTGCCAGAGAGACTTTGCCTGAGCCAAATTCCCAAG gtcagaggaacagagagaagaCCGGGGAGAGTAACTGCTGTGTCATTCTGTAA